The genomic stretch CCATCATCAACACCTTCCAGTCACCAATCCTTCATGGCAATGGCAACTCAAGCCTCTCTCTTCACCCCCACGACCCTCTCCACCCTAAAATCAAGCAACCAAACCATTGTTCCATGGAAACAATCATCCTTTTTACCAATCTCTAATGTTAAGGCACAAAGAAGCTTTAAGGTTGCTGCTGCAGAGGAAACAGCTACAAAAGAGGCTCCAGTGGGATTTACTCCTCCGGAGTTGGACCCAACTACCCCATCACCAATTTTTGGTGGGAGCACCGGTGGACTGTTGAGGAAAGCCCAGGTAGAGGAGTTTTATGTGATCACATGGGAATCCCCCAAGGAACAGATATTTGAAATGCCAACTGGGGGTGCAGCCATTATGAGGGAAGGCCCTAACTTGCTCAAGTTGGCC from Populus alba chromosome 8, ASM523922v2, whole genome shotgun sequence encodes the following:
- the LOC118055837 gene encoding photosystem I reaction center subunit II, chloroplastic, which gives rise to MAMATQASLFTPTTLSTLKSSNQTIVPWKQSSFLPISNVKAQRSFKVAAAEETATKEAPVGFTPPELDPTTPSPIFGGSTGGLLRKAQVEEFYVITWESPKEQIFEMPTGGAAIMREGPNLLKLARKEQCLALGTRLRSKYKIKYQFYRVFPNGEVQYLHPKDGVYPEKVNPGRQGVGQNFRSIGKNASPIEVKFTGKQVYDL